A stretch of Paludisphaera borealis DNA encodes these proteins:
- a CDS encoding PAS domain-containing sensor histidine kinase encodes MAPTSSPHDPVSQTSADGRPVAMWNDPEWTTAKRDRLLHRLLETGPQPFATIDLADRIVHVNQAFSTLVGYTPDELLGMSIMDLTAPQSHEITRRSHEQTLATGKTERVVKRYRHKDGRLVPVELLLDVARDDEGRPIGLFAFITEISQRIQAEEALLDSERRARTIFDGIHDAVLVHDQKRSILDANPAASRLLGYTRAELVGMNTARIDAPDFAAGFEDRLKRQLEDGRLSCEGTFLTKDGRTIPVEITTSTIQFDEQLAILAVIRDITERKALERTRREFARVQMQSAQALEAKNRALSQSEERYRRLTEGSLDAIVVTDGQGRILLFNPAAETIFGHESKEVIGEPLDLLIPSIFEQKAPPSPAPAAAEPPRQDLPLDVSPILGKTVELTGRKRDGGGFPIEISFSAVEANGRVEYVASIRDQTERQRMRAMLAHTDKLASIGLLSAGVAHEINNPLSYVGNNLAVLQRDVKGLMEMLGEAETAFQAIGAVEPEKAARFNEIVEEIDWPYIRENLLPMIDRTLEGVRRVANIVQKMRGLARTSRPRWEAVPFAELLDSALEMMSGRLKRDGVEVVVENHGVQLIHCVPTDLSQVLLNLLINALQAVESNGRTEGGRIEVDVRPLGPWVQISVADNGAGIAPEDLGRLFDPFFTTKPVGEGTGLGLAISHGIITGHGGRIEVESRPGDGTRFRVLLPKDPAGRPSSG; translated from the coding sequence GTGGCTCCGACCTCCAGTCCTCACGATCCGGTCTCCCAGACGTCGGCCGACGGTCGTCCCGTCGCCATGTGGAACGACCCGGAATGGACCACCGCCAAGCGGGACCGTTTGCTCCATCGCCTGCTGGAGACCGGGCCGCAGCCGTTCGCGACGATCGACCTGGCCGATCGGATCGTCCACGTCAATCAGGCGTTCTCAACGCTGGTGGGTTACACCCCCGACGAGCTGTTGGGCATGTCGATCATGGACCTGACGGCGCCGCAGTCGCACGAGATCACCCGCCGGTCGCACGAGCAGACGCTGGCGACCGGCAAGACCGAGCGGGTCGTCAAGCGGTATCGCCACAAGGACGGCCGCCTCGTCCCCGTCGAGCTGCTGCTGGACGTCGCCCGCGACGACGAAGGCCGTCCCATCGGCCTGTTCGCCTTCATCACCGAGATCAGCCAGCGGATTCAGGCCGAGGAGGCGCTGCTCGACTCGGAGCGCCGCGCCCGGACGATCTTCGACGGCATCCATGACGCCGTCCTCGTCCACGACCAGAAGCGGAGCATCCTCGACGCGAACCCGGCGGCCTCGCGGCTGCTGGGATACACGCGTGCCGAGCTGGTCGGCATGAACACCGCGCGGATCGACGCCCCCGATTTCGCCGCCGGCTTCGAGGACCGCTTGAAGCGGCAGCTCGAGGACGGCCGGCTGAGCTGCGAGGGAACCTTCCTCACCAAGGACGGGCGGACCATCCCCGTCGAGATCACCACCTCGACCATCCAGTTCGACGAGCAGCTCGCCATCCTGGCCGTGATCCGCGACATCACCGAGCGCAAGGCGCTCGAGCGCACCCGCCGCGAGTTCGCCCGGGTCCAGATGCAGTCGGCCCAGGCCCTTGAGGCCAAGAACCGGGCGCTGTCGCAGTCGGAGGAACGCTACCGACGGCTCACCGAGGGAAGCCTCGACGCCATCGTCGTGACCGACGGCCAGGGCCGGATCTTGCTGTTCAACCCCGCCGCCGAGACGATCTTCGGCCACGAGTCGAAGGAGGTCATCGGCGAGCCCCTCGACCTGCTGATCCCCTCGATCTTCGAGCAGAAGGCCCCCCCTTCGCCAGCGCCGGCCGCCGCGGAGCCGCCGCGACAGGATCTGCCGCTCGACGTTTCGCCGATCCTGGGCAAGACCGTCGAGTTGACGGGCCGGAAGCGCGACGGCGGCGGATTCCCGATCGAGATCTCGTTCAGCGCGGTGGAGGCCAACGGCCGCGTCGAGTACGTCGCCTCGATCCGCGACCAGACCGAACGCCAGCGGATGCGCGCGATGCTCGCGCACACCGACAAGCTCGCCTCGATCGGCCTCCTCAGCGCCGGGGTCGCCCACGAGATCAACAACCCGCTCTCCTACGTCGGCAACAACCTCGCCGTGCTCCAGCGCGACGTCAAGGGGCTGATGGAGATGCTCGGCGAGGCCGAGACCGCGTTCCAGGCGATCGGCGCGGTCGAGCCCGAGAAGGCCGCGCGGTTCAACGAGATCGTCGAGGAGATCGACTGGCCGTACATCCGCGAAAACCTCTTGCCCATGATCGACCGCACGCTCGAAGGCGTCCGCCGCGTGGCCAACATCGTGCAAAAGATGCGCGGCCTGGCGCGGACGTCGCGGCCGCGATGGGAGGCGGTGCCGTTCGCCGAGCTGCTCGACAGCGCCCTGGAGATGATGAGCGGCCGGCTCAAGCGAGACGGCGTCGAGGTGGTCGTCGAGAACCACGGCGTCCAGCTCATCCACTGCGTGCCGACCGACCTCTCGCAGGTCTTGCTCAACCTGCTGATCAACGCTCTCCAGGCGGTCGAGTCCAACGGACGGACCGAGGGGGGGCGAATCGAGGTCGACGTCCGACCCCTGGGCCCTTGGGTCCAGATTTCGGTCGCCGACAACGGCGCCGGGATCGCCCCCGAAGACCTCGGCCGCCTCTTCGACCCGTTCTTCACCACCAAGCCGGTGGGCGAGGGGACGGGCCTGGGGCTCGCCATCAGCCACGGCATCATCACCGGCCACGGCGGCCGGATCGAAGTCGAGAGCCGACCCGGCGACGGCACCCGGTTCCGCGTCCTGCTCCCCAAAGACCCCGCCGGACGACCGTCGTCGGGCTGA